In uncultured Bacteroides sp., one genomic interval encodes:
- a CDS encoding endonuclease/exonuclease/phosphatase family protein, which yields MKKIYCLILFSFLFVGMICAVTPTTFTVATYNVRNANHGDSINGNGWGQRCPYITQLIRFHGFDIFGTQEGLYNQLQELKQMLPGYNYIGKGRDDGKTKGEHSAIFYRTDKFQLLDQGDFWLSKDETKPNLGWDAVCVRICTWGKFKEIKSGFVFVYFNLHMDHIGTVARSESAKLILKKIQEMPKGMPVILSGDFNVDQDSPSYKLLNTSGILQDSYGMSKLVYAPNGTFNDFNPNSKTDSRIDHIFLTDNFKVLKYGILTDTYRSENKGEFNSNAAPKEIKLQENSARCPSDHFPVMIVVQTK from the coding sequence ATGAAGAAAATTTACTGTCTTATTTTATTTTCATTCCTATTTGTAGGAATGATATGCGCTGTAACTCCAACTACATTTACCGTAGCAACCTACAATGTGCGTAATGCCAATCACGGCGATTCTATAAATGGCAACGGATGGGGCCAACGTTGCCCTTATATTACCCAATTAATCCGCTTCCATGGTTTTGATATCTTCGGAACTCAGGAAGGATTGTATAATCAGCTTCAGGAGTTGAAACAGATGTTGCCTGGCTATAATTATATAGGCAAAGGGCGTGACGATGGAAAAACCAAAGGCGAACATTCAGCCATATTTTATCGAACCGATAAATTCCAATTACTTGATCAGGGTGACTTCTGGTTATCAAAAGATGAAACTAAACCTAATCTGGGCTGGGACGCTGTTTGTGTGAGGATTTGCACATGGGGAAAATTTAAAGAGATTAAAAGTGGTTTTGTTTTTGTTTATTTCAATTTACACATGGACCATATTGGTACGGTTGCCCGTTCTGAAAGTGCTAAACTAATCTTAAAGAAAATTCAGGAAATGCCTAAAGGCATGCCGGTTATCTTGTCGGGTGATTTTAATGTAGACCAGGATTCCCCTTCTTATAAACTGCTGAATACTTCGGGCATCCTTCAAGATTCTTATGGAATGTCTAAATTAGTATATGCGCCTAACGGAACATTCAATGATTTTAATCCGAATAGTAAAACTGATAGCCGTATAGATCATATCTTCCTTACTGATAATTTTAAGGTGTTGAAATACGGAATCCTGACAGATACTTATAGATCAGAAAATAAAGGTGAGTTTAATTCTAATGCTGCTCCAAAAGAAATAAAGTTGCAGGAGAATTCAGCCAGATGTCCGTCAGATCACTTTCCGGTAATGATTGTTGTTCAAACTAAATAA
- a CDS encoding glycoside hydrolase 43 family protein, producing MKKLTTILGLCLITALPATAQNYVSKVWVADKGDGTYRNPIIYADYSDPDACRVGDDYYMTASSFNCIPALQILHSKDLVNWTIVNAAVPYALEPIEAVEKPEHGNRVWAPSIRFHNNEFYIFWGDPDQGVFMTKAKDPKGTWSKPVLVKAAKGLIDTTPLWDEDGRVYLVHAFAGSRAGLKSVLAVCELNAEANQAITESRIVFDGHDHHETCEGPKFYKRNGYYYIFTPAGGVATGWQLVLRSKNPYGPYEEKVVMAQGKSKINGPHQGAWVDTTTGEDWFLNFQDVGAYGRLTHLQPMKWVKDWPVIGVDKDSDGCGEPVLSYKKPNVGKTYPICTPQESDEFNTLTLSPQWQWHANYNPKWIFLAADKGYARLYSYPVTKEYKSLWDVPNLLLQKTPSNEFSAVMKLRFAPSPKYFGERTGLLVMGLDYALLSLENTKEGLILSQNECKKADKGTIEAVNESVTLKDNTIYLKVTFNKEAKCDFSYSLDGKKFQKLGKQFQAREGKWIGAKVGTFCTRPAIVINDGGWAEVDWFRIEK from the coding sequence ATGAAAAAGCTTACAACGATTTTAGGCTTATGCCTGATAACGGCTTTACCTGCCACAGCGCAGAACTATGTTTCAAAAGTATGGGTAGCGGACAAAGGAGATGGAACTTATCGTAACCCAATTATTTATGCTGATTATTCCGATCCTGACGCTTGCCGTGTAGGGGATGATTATTACATGACGGCATCCAGCTTTAATTGCATTCCGGCTTTGCAGATTCTTCATTCAAAGGATTTGGTAAACTGGACAATTGTAAATGCTGCCGTTCCTTATGCTCTTGAACCTATTGAAGCTGTTGAAAAGCCGGAGCACGGGAATCGTGTTTGGGCGCCAAGTATCCGTTTTCACAATAATGAATTTTATATTTTCTGGGGAGATCCTGATCAGGGAGTATTTATGACTAAAGCCAAAGACCCGAAAGGAACCTGGAGCAAACCTGTTTTGGTAAAAGCTGCGAAAGGTCTTATTGATACAACTCCTTTGTGGGATGAAGATGGCAGGGTTTATCTGGTTCATGCATTTGCCGGAAGCCGTGCCGGATTAAAGAGTGTACTGGCTGTATGCGAACTGAATGCTGAAGCAAATCAGGCTATTACCGAATCAAGAATTGTATTCGACGGACACGATCATCACGAAACATGTGAAGGTCCTAAGTTTTATAAAAGAAACGGTTATTACTATATCTTTACTCCTGCAGGCGGTGTAGCTACCGGATGGCAGTTGGTGCTTCGTTCAAAGAATCCTTATGGTCCTTACGAAGAAAAAGTGGTAATGGCTCAGGGAAAGAGTAAAATTAATGGCCCTCACCAGGGAGCCTGGGTAGATACAACCACCGGTGAAGACTGGTTCCTTAATTTTCAGGATGTGGGTGCTTATGGCCGACTGACTCACCTGCAACCAATGAAGTGGGTAAAAGACTGGCCGGTTATCGGTGTTGATAAAGATAGTGACGGATGCGGTGAACCTGTTCTTTCTTACAAGAAACCTAATGTAGGCAAGACTTATCCTATCTGCACTCCTCAGGAAAGTGATGAATTTAATACCCTTACTTTGTCTCCACAATGGCAATGGCATGCAAATTATAACCCAAAATGGATATTCCTTGCTGCCGACAAAGGTTATGCACGCCTATACTCCTACCCTGTTACTAAGGAATACAAGAGTCTGTGGGACGTGCCTAATCTGCTTTTACAGAAGACTCCTTCCAATGAATTCAGTGCTGTGATGAAACTTCGCTTCGCTCCAAGTCCAAAATATTTCGGAGAACGTACCGGATTACTAGTTATGGGACTTGATTATGCACTTCTTTCACTCGAGAATACAAAAGAGGGATTGATTCTTTCACAGAATGAATGCAAAAAAGCTGATAAAGGAACCATAGAAGCGGTTAATGAATCGGTTACTTTGAAGGATAACACTATTTACCTTAAAGTAACATTCAATAAAGAAGCTAAGTGTGATTTCAGTTATAGCCTTGATGGAAAGAAATTCCAGAAGCTAGGAAAACAATTTCAGGCGCGTGAAGGCAAATGGATAGGCGCTAAAGTTGGAACATTCTGCACTCGTCCGGCTATTGTAATTAATGATGGCGGATGGGCTGAAGTAGACTGGTTCCGTATCGAGAAGTAA